One Halanaerobium hydrogeniformans genomic window, TCACAGCTGGTATCTTAGCTAAGTCAAGTATTTTTGAAGCACGCCAGCGCCTTTCCCCAGCTACTATTTGATACTTTTCAGCTTTAATTTTCCTCAGGGTTATTGGCTGAATCAATCCCTTTTCTTTAATAGAAGAAGCTAATTCTTTTAATGCTTCCTCATCAAAGTTTCGGCGGGGTTGAAATGGATTAGCTTCAATTTGATCAATGAACACTTCTTCAACCCTGCTTTGATCTATGTTATCGTCATTATTTATTAATGCACTTAAACCCTTACCTAGTCTTTTTTTACTCACTTGAAATCACTTCCTCTGCCAGTTTTCTGTAAGCCTTTGCTCCCTTAGAATTACTACTGTAATCAAGAATAGTTTGCCCAAAACTCGGAGCTTCACTTAATCTAACATTGCGCGGTATGATAGTTTTAAATAGAAGTTCAGAAAAATAATCTTTTACTTCTTCGATAACCTGTTGAGATAAATTGGTTCTGGCATCATACATTGTCATTAAAACACCCTCAATCCTTAAATCAGGATTAAGATTTTTACGTACAAGTTCAATGGTATTCATTAGCTGTCCTAAACCTTCTAACGCATAGTATTCACATTGAATTGGTACCATTACACTATCTGCAGCGGTTAAAGCATTTAAAGTTAAAAGGCCTAATGAAGGAGGACAGTCAATAATAACATAATCATAATGGTCGGATATTTCAAGCAAAGACTTTTTTAACCTGCTTTCACGAGATATAATAGAAACCAATTCTATTTCCGCTCCAGCAAGTTCTATATTAGCAGGTATTAAATCTAAATTTTTACTGGCTGATTTAACTATTGCTTTAGAGGCTGGCTCAGATTCGATCAAAAGATCATAAATAGTATGCTCTGCTTCAGATTTTTCTATACCCAGCCCACTGGTGGCGTTTCCCTGTGGATCAATATCTATAATTAGTACTTTAAGCCCGTTTTCTGCCAGTCCAGCCCCAAGATTGACCGCTGTTGTGCTTTTGCCAACCCCACCTTTTTGGTTGACAATAGCTATTTTTTTCCCCATAATTCCACCTCTTTAACTTTTGGATTTGCTTTTTATTTTTTTGCAAGTTTAATTTTATATTCTATATAATCATCATTATAATTATAGTTGCGATCCATCTCGACCTCGATGCCGGAACTTTTTATTTCTTTAAGTGTTTTTTCTAAAGAATTAGCAAATAATCTCAAATCATCAGAAAGATGTTTAATATTTTTCTTTTTTTCTTTTTTTGGTTTGAGAGCAGCTTTAATTAAGTTTTCGCTTTCCCTCACCGTCAGATCTTTATCTATTACCTCATTTAATATTTCTAACTGAAGTTCAACTGAATTTGTTTTTAAAAGGGCTCTACCATGTCTTTCACTTAAATTGTTTTCTATTAAAATTTCTTGAATTTTGTCATCAAGCTGTAAAAGACGCAGCTTATTAGCTATGGTTGACTGTCCCTTAGATAAGCGCTCTGCCAGCTCTTTTTGACTAAGATTAAATTCTTCTAGCAGCCTCTGATAAGCTACAGCCTCTTCCAAAAAATTAAGATCTTTTCGCTGAAGATTCTCGACTAATGCTATTTCAGCCATTTCTTGATCATTAAATTTTCTAATCACAGCAGGTATCTTCAATTTGCCCAGTTTCTTAGCAGCCCGCAATCGCCTTTCACCAGCAATCAGCTCATATTTATTATCTTTTTTGCGAACTGTAATCGGCTGAATTAAACCAAAATTATTTATTGAATCAGCCAATTCTTGAATTTCTGAATCCTTAAATTCTCGGCGCGGTTGAAAGGGGTTTGCAGAGATATCTGCAATATTAAGCTGAGTAATCTCTTCATTATTTCCTTTTATATCATGATTAAAAAAAGGAATTTTCATAAATTGATACCTCCTGTCTACTAACATATATATTTCTTGAAATTTTTCAAAAACCCTTTTTTAATTTATATTATATAATATCTATTTTGATCAGCAAAAAATTTAAAGTGGTCTTTTATTTGGAATTCCAGCCCTACGGGGATATTTAGGGGCAGTTTTCTGCATCTTTTCTATCACAAGCAGATACCGTTCTGCCTCAAGACCTGGAACATCAAGCTTTATAGTATCTTTTATCTGAGAACCTAAAATATCTAAGGCGTTTTCTGCATCCTCAATTTCTTTTTTATATTCCGGTCCTTTATAAAGAAAAGCAGTTCCGCCTAATTTTAGAAAGGGGACAGTATATTCTAACAAAATATTTAAAGAGGCAACAGCCCTTGAAGTCACATGATCAAAAGAGGCGCGCCAGCCATCAGCCTTTGCCAGGTCTTCAGCTCTGCCATGAGTTGCTCTAATCCCCTGTAGATCTAATTTGTAGCTTAATTGCTTTAAAAAATTAATTTTTTTTGCTGAAGAATCCAGAAGATAAAAACTATCTCCAGGTAAAAATAATTTTAAAACTAAACCTGGAAAACCAGCTCCTGTGCCAATATCAAGCCAGCTTTTTTTTCCCGTCAAATCCAGATGATTTAAAATAACAAGAGAATCCAAAAAATGCTTTTTAATTACTTCTTCAGCTTTAGTAATAGAACTCAAATTATATTTTTTGTTTTCGGTTTCAAAAAAACAGTAATATTCCCAAAGCTGCTCTAATTGCTGCTGGCTGTAATAAATATCAAGTTGATTTAATCCCGTTTCTAATTTATCTACAAAATCAACTTTATTTTTCTTCATTTTTATCATCCTTTTTAGAACGTGTATATTGTTCTAAATAAATCATTAAGGCTGAAATATCAGCTGGAGAAACTCCTGATATCCTTGAAGCCTGGCCGATAGAAAGAGGTTTAACTCGGGCAAGCTTTTCTCTAGCTTCAAGCCTTAAATTTTCTAAGTTGCTATAATCTAATTCCTCTGGGATTTTCTTTTCTTCCATTTTTCTAAACTGATCAACTTGAGCCTGCTGGCGATCAATGTATCCTTTATATTTAACCTGAATTTCTACCTGCTCAGCAACTTCTTTTGTTATTTCTGGCAAATCAGAGGCAAAAAAACGAAGGTCTTCATATGATAACTCCGGTCTTCTTAATAAAGCTTCTAAAGTAACCGGTTTACTGAGATTACCACTTTCAAGTTCTTCTAATTTTTCTCTTACTTCTGCTGTAGGATTAATCTTATTATTTTCATCTCTTAAATAGTCTAAAGCTTTTTTTACACCTTTTATCTTCGCTTGATAATTTTTATATCGTTTGTCATCAACAAGTCCAACTTTTCTACCAATTGGTGTTAAACGTTGATCTGCATTATCCTGCCTTAAAAGCAAACGATATTCTGCCCTGGATGTCATAATCCTGTAAGGCTCAGGTGTTCCTTTTGTTACAAGATCATCAATTAAAACTCCTATATATGCTTCAGAACGTTTAAGAATCATAGCTTCTCTATTCTGAAGACTTAAAGCAGCATTTATCCCGGCAACAATTCCCTGTCCAGCTGCTTCTTCATAACCTGAACTACCATTAATTTGACCTGCTGTATACAAACCTTTTATTTTTTTGAGCTCTAAATCTAGTTTAAGTTCCTCAGGATCAACACAGTCATATTCTATAGCATAACCCGGTCTCATGATTTCTACTTCCTCTAAACCATGAATAGACCTGGCCATTTCTATTTGTACATCATGGGGTAAACTAGTTGACAGGCCTGAAATATAGTATTCATCTGTATCAGCACCCTCAGGTTCAATAAATAACTGATGTCTACCTTTATCAGGAAAACGAACTACTTTATCTTCAATTGATGGGCAATAACGTGGACCTACACCTTCAATAACACCACTAAATAGAGGGGTTCTCATCTTGTTTTCATTAATAATTTTATGGGTTTTTTCTGTTGTATAGGTCAAATAACACATCGCCTGTTCCCCTTTTAAAGGTTCAGATTGGAAAGAAAAACTTAATCCATCTTCACCAGGCTGAGGTTCCATTTTAGAGAAATCAAGTGAACGCTTGCTAACCCTTGGTGGGGTTCCAGTTTTAAATCTACGCAGAGATATCCCTTCTTCTTTAAGACTGCCTGATAATTTATTAGCAGGATACTGCTGATTGGGACCGGCATTAAATTTAGCCTCTCCGATGATAATTCTACCTTTTAAAAATGTTCCTGTAGTTAAAATTACTTTTTTGCCAGCAAAAAATATCCCTGTTTTGGTAATAACTCCTTTAATTTCATCATCTTCTACAACTAACTTTTCTGCTATCTGTTGTTTTAAATCCAGATTGTCCTGGTTTTCTAAAATCCTTTTCATCCGCTGGTGATAAGCCTGTTTATCAGACTGACCTCTTAAACCATGAACTGCCGGCCCTTTGCTGGTATTTAACATTCTAATTTGAATCATTGTCTCATCCATATTGCGGGCCATCTCTCCACCTAAAGCATCTATTTCTCTAACAATATGTGATTTCCCTGGTCCACCCAGTGATGGATTACAGGGCATAAAGGCAACATGATCCAAGTTTACTGTTAAAGTAAGTGTTTCAAAGCCCATTCTAGCTGGTGCCAGAGAGGCTTCACAACCTGCATGACCAGCTCCAATTACTATTACATCATATTCTTTTGGATATTTATGAAAATCCATTCTATCACCCTTCTAGAAATTAATATG contains:
- the mnmG gene encoding tRNA uridine-5-carboxymethylaminomethyl(34) synthesis enzyme MnmG, with amino-acid sequence MDFHKYPKEYDVIVIGAGHAGCEASLAPARMGFETLTLTVNLDHVAFMPCNPSLGGPGKSHIVREIDALGGEMARNMDETMIQIRMLNTSKGPAVHGLRGQSDKQAYHQRMKRILENQDNLDLKQQIAEKLVVEDDEIKGVITKTGIFFAGKKVILTTGTFLKGRIIIGEAKFNAGPNQQYPANKLSGSLKEEGISLRRFKTGTPPRVSKRSLDFSKMEPQPGEDGLSFSFQSEPLKGEQAMCYLTYTTEKTHKIINENKMRTPLFSGVIEGVGPRYCPSIEDKVVRFPDKGRHQLFIEPEGADTDEYYISGLSTSLPHDVQIEMARSIHGLEEVEIMRPGYAIEYDCVDPEELKLDLELKKIKGLYTAGQINGSSGYEEAAGQGIVAGINAALSLQNREAMILKRSEAYIGVLIDDLVTKGTPEPYRIMTSRAEYRLLLRQDNADQRLTPIGRKVGLVDDKRYKNYQAKIKGVKKALDYLRDENNKINPTAEVREKLEELESGNLSKPVTLEALLRRPELSYEDLRFFASDLPEITKEVAEQVEIQVKYKGYIDRQQAQVDQFRKMEEKKIPEELDYSNLENLRLEAREKLARVKPLSIGQASRISGVSPADISALMIYLEQYTRSKKDDKNEEK
- a CDS encoding ParA family protein; its protein translation is MGKKIAIVNQKGGVGKSTTAVNLGAGLAENGLKVLIIDIDPQGNATSGLGIEKSEAEHTIYDLLIESEPASKAIVKSASKNLDLIPANIELAGAEIELVSIISRESRLKKSLLEISDHYDYVIIDCPPSLGLLTLNALTAADSVMVPIQCEYYALEGLGQLMNTIELVRKNLNPDLRIEGVLMTMYDARTNLSQQVIEEVKDYFSELLFKTIIPRNVRLSEAPSFGQTILDYSSNSKGAKAYRKLAEEVISSE
- the rsmG gene encoding 16S rRNA (guanine(527)-N(7))-methyltransferase RsmG, whose protein sequence is MKKNKVDFVDKLETGLNQLDIYYSQQQLEQLWEYYCFFETENKKYNLSSITKAEEVIKKHFLDSLVILNHLDLTGKKSWLDIGTGAGFPGLVLKLFLPGDSFYLLDSSAKKINFLKQLSYKLDLQGIRATHGRAEDLAKADGWRASFDHVTSRAVASLNILLEYTVPFLKLGGTAFLYKGPEYKKEIEDAENALDILGSQIKDTIKLDVPGLEAERYLLVIEKMQKTAPKYPRRAGIPNKRPL
- the noc gene encoding nucleoid occlusion protein; the encoded protein is MKIPFFNHDIKGNNEEITQLNIADISANPFQPRREFKDSEIQELADSINNFGLIQPITVRKKDNKYELIAGERRLRAAKKLGKLKIPAVIRKFNDQEMAEIALVENLQRKDLNFLEEAVAYQRLLEEFNLSQKELAERLSKGQSTIANKLRLLQLDDKIQEILIENNLSERHGRALLKTNSVELQLEILNEVIDKDLTVRESENLIKAALKPKKEKKKNIKHLSDDLRLFANSLEKTLKEIKSSGIEVEMDRNYNYNDDYIEYKIKLAKK